A region from the Anomaloglossus baeobatrachus isolate aAnoBae1 chromosome 11, aAnoBae1.hap1, whole genome shotgun sequence genome encodes:
- the LOC142256243 gene encoding nicotinamide N-methyltransferase-like, whose amino-acid sequence MASDPLLDYTGELLQVKDFVESHFSYGEISIIEENVGALLKRLHDLFSSGKVKGDTLLDMSAGGVLFPIFSACDVFKKIYVMNFTDSSDIHFKKWLEKKEGATDWSFVSKRVCQLEGKADGWQEKEEQVRKAIEGVVKFDITTGSVASVVLPQVDCVMSAYLFNAICHNKEDITRNLKTLTSWLKVEGHLVFMIALNMSFYRVGQHKFAALTVDEKFVKESVTKAGFVIEKEEVIPTSVESDIVDYKNLLFLVARKERSLLNL is encoded by the exons ATGGCTTCCGATCCCCTCCTGGATTATACTGGTGAACTCCTTCAAGTCAAAGACTTTGTAGAAAGTCACTTTTCCTATGGTGAAATAAGTATTATAGAGGAAAATGTAGGGGCTCTTTTAAAACGGCTGCATGACCTCTTCTCCTCAG GCAAGGTGAAAGGAGACACGTTGCTTGATATGAGTGCTGGAGGGGTGCTCTTCCCAATCTTCTCAGCCTGCGATGTCTTCAAGAAGATATACGTAATGAACTTTACTGATTCCAGTGATATTCACTTTAAGAAGTGGCTGGAGAAAAAGGAAGGAGCCACAGATTGGTCATTTGTTTCCAAACGAGTTTGTCAACTTGAAGGCAAAGC GGATGGATGGCAAGAAAAAGAAGAGCAAGTGAGAAAAGCAATTGAAGGAGTCGTTAAATTTGACATTACCACTGGTTCTGTCGCTTCGGTCGTCCTACCACAAGTGGACTGTGTGATGAGTGCCTACTTGTTCAACGCCATCTGCCACAATAAGGAAGATATcacaaggaacctgaagaccctgaCCTCGTGGCTGAAAGTTGAGGGCCATTTGGTGTTTATGATTGCACTCAATATGAGCTTTTACCGGGTGGGCCAGCACAAGTTTGCTGCTCTGACAGTGGATGAGAAATTTGTGAAAGAGTCTGTGACTAAAGCAGGTTTTGTGATCGAGAAGGAGGAGGTGATCCCCACCTCAGTAGAGAGTGATATCGTTGATTATAAGAATCTGCTGTTCTTGGTAGCTCGGAAAGAGAGAAGTCTCCTAAATCTGTAA